A region from the Palaeococcus ferrophilus DSM 13482 genome encodes:
- a CDS encoding asparaginase, translated as MKRLLILGTGGTIASSKGEEGYKASLSVDEVLELAGIKRSNGFKIESKDVLNVDSTLIQPEDWETIAREVFRAREEYDGVVITHGTDTLAYTASMLTFMLPGMDIPVVLTGSMRPITEERSDAPRNVRTAISFALTGVPGVFVAFNDKIMLGVRASKVRALGINAFQSVNYPDVAYVKGDEIYYNLPPSSLVPKGEPGLEVHYEPRVAFIRLLPGMEPAFLDGLVSSGCKGLILEGYGAGGLPYRRRNILEKVGELAKRIPVVMTTQALYDGVDLNKYEVGRKALQAGVIPAKDMTKEATVTKLMWALGKTQNVEEIREIMLKNIAGEISEG; from the coding sequence ATGAAGAGACTCCTCATACTCGGTACCGGCGGGACGATAGCAAGCTCAAAGGGGGAGGAGGGGTATAAGGCCTCGCTCAGCGTTGATGAGGTTCTCGAGCTGGCCGGAATCAAAAGGAGCAACGGGTTTAAAATCGAGAGCAAGGACGTTTTAAACGTTGACAGCACGCTCATTCAACCGGAGGACTGGGAGACGATAGCGAGGGAGGTTTTCAGAGCTAGAGAGGAGTACGATGGCGTGGTCATAACCCACGGGACGGATACGCTCGCCTACACCGCCTCAATGCTCACGTTCATGCTCCCTGGCATGGACATCCCGGTCGTCCTCACGGGCTCGATGAGGCCCATAACCGAGGAGCGAAGCGACGCGCCGAGAAACGTCAGAACGGCCATAAGCTTCGCACTTACGGGTGTTCCGGGGGTTTTTGTGGCCTTCAACGATAAAATTATGCTGGGTGTGAGGGCATCAAAGGTGCGCGCCCTCGGCATAAACGCCTTTCAGAGCGTCAACTATCCAGATGTAGCCTACGTGAAAGGGGATGAGATTTATTACAACCTTCCTCCCTCCTCGCTCGTGCCAAAGGGAGAGCCCGGACTCGAGGTTCACTACGAGCCAAGGGTTGCATTCATACGCCTCCTGCCCGGAATGGAGCCGGCCTTCCTCGATGGGCTCGTATCTTCGGGATGCAAAGGGCTCATACTTGAGGGCTACGGAGCGGGGGGCCTGCCATACAGGAGGAGGAACATCCTCGAGAAGGTCGGTGAGCTGGCCAAAAGAATCCCCGTGGTCATGACCACGCAAGCCCTCTACGACGGCGTTGACCTCAACAAGTACGAGGTAGGGCGGAAGGCACTCCAGGCGGGGGTTATTCCAGCTAAAGACATGACAAAGGAGGCTACGGTGACGAAGCTAATGTGGGCCCTCGGAAAAACACAAAACGTCGAGGAGATAAGGGAGATAATGCTCAAGAACATCGCGGGAGAAATCTCCGAAGGCTAG
- a CDS encoding NosD domain-containing protein has protein sequence METKRILPFIILGIVLASTIGVPQNTEAGAFPVVRNVNTGEIFQSIQDAIDDPDTRDGHVIELDPGNYRESVVVTKGVVIRSASGNPEDVIIETSEPGLPVFRITHDDAIIKAVTLTGAKKSGTYALVVGKKTYNCRIINVRVFSSYGGVYLDQGGANHRVTMSYFESVAIPITLNSVSATEVSMNSMKGPDRGVVLLSSTGNSILNNTITNPIYNGILLRDGSAANTVSGNTVSRGQGSGIVLHESHNNTVEANNLTENAHGLEIVGGSKGNIVRDNFITGNELGVYIADTSWNLLYNNYLSNGQNARDTGENYWNTTKREGPNIVGGPYIGGNYWSDYEGSDKDGDGIGDTQVPHTSGGGVRAGDWLPLVKATPGGGLPDLIVTDIWKEGGKLWFQVRNVEGKDSGPFEVALLLNGEPVKTLSVEGLKAGEPFDGSFDLPECRGGVLRVGVWADSGGKVHESDEENNARVEEWKCDEEPPRIVGLKAVEVGRDYAVIFVGTSEESRVKVKYSPDTLPSEVTDDELKEKHVIRLEGLEPGTLYWFMAEVSDGSGNSAVSERAFFKTLPVPDGEKPGVERLTLPITPGKPLRAYIRDNTGIDRVEFYVDGRLMGVDYSPGNLSMMYLTPGILGMAGIGRDAYYTEHEVIVRVCDTSGLCDNVTEIWRPSYEVQSVEVEVVSPPDHYTMSTLQANSTGSIEVSVYAAEYELSIRDCPSSELGQLMCLNSPGELIPHPVDSLTLYVWGPNGYEVKRVFYPHTDNDLTFTYEWDVRNLEPGLYLIAAVANSTNGQSYFSRAVTVEVASPRKEYSFHQEIRRVGNYFNVTLSVRNTGEVPIRLDEITETLKGFQAVVRNGTGYTMTGRYYVEEEHERVTFNFNGTTLEPGEVARASYLAVPLLYPHQVYRGIGVPVVVEVDEHLETFYPSQTVRADESLESMDEAAVNAMGQSDYLIVTNPENLFHINENEDDVQRLLSAMAELAILRNGVIGYIGGGGKARINVKNALIATGDPNGDGKRDIVVYHPDSGKLVVHNLLGGEESAELEKGAGGLALHDLDRDGKDEIILAGEYGFVRVYGKERVTDENGNQKEKYVEETYSPGGRLHGHVDVACGYVYGSTIFEVYPTCAVLDGSQVYLITSNLQEPIQLVSGEHDLGTGRGKRVFFADMGGDRGDSVLVLLSTGELREYYIVSDSLELQGTINVPYSDKNGYATGDIDGDGMDEFVVFDAENNKIEVYTMDGLEEEVPFYFGGAPVKKAKIGDVLPGRGGEVVFPSSDGEWLYFYTWDELQNFEPLSPTLIEEWGNYLKDGWLDHGYLVIVGETEIVPALKTSYDPLWLDWGNTKVIRTTDVPYANTEGDVLDPELIVARFPGYRAGEILKGIENAIAVARGECSFDRSHALILSGWPESRGGGSDYIDFYEHSLAVYRALRDQGAEVRILKSTDYPDEEVNGSKISHRGDVVNAFFNLAPGRDIIHLEGHGNWNVIDDLYASDLSGRTRPFGGTCPFVYAESCLTGDYTKGKSVAEAFLQAGAAVYLGATEEVWSAPWTARAKRLYRKWDSRESIGMALRELKREMGGWELEDEMDMVWVLEMHLYGDPKLGLGVSTPEERANSGAPKSLDLQTPDYSIERTDEGDVMGIEGGSYVEVPGNPLLPYYTYTLIVPAGSRVADVRLVGKEVAERVPLNPVIARIGKLGGNVTYNTTTVNLTLPDYRWRIIENPDGSTTLVIKVFPVRYNELTGEATIYRSHRFEISYVETGVRLESLVLSGERIKRGDTLKAGLILTNTGRDDVVLTARIRRVSNNSVAFEAPARLLEGFGGVGRFSTEFGTEGLEEGEYYVEMEARDTEGHVLDRKTAYFSVGFAELVVSLYPEGEPSPGEEFTAVMEITNVGDLPAIGSAHITSPEGNELVRNVTVMPGQRITIEGTFTAGKEWANLTGYVLYDGRMSKPAYFSIPFAKPEEEKPAETTTAPSSSPSPTSSSTTSPEESPATTTETPGPTIPRGIVGIAALVLGAIILFAILLKRR, from the coding sequence ATGGAAACTAAAAGAATCCTCCCGTTTATTATTCTTGGCATAGTCCTAGCGTCCACTATAGGGGTGCCCCAAAACACGGAGGCCGGTGCTTTTCCAGTAGTAAGGAACGTTAACACGGGCGAGATTTTTCAGAGCATACAGGATGCCATAGACGACCCGGACACGAGGGACGGCCACGTTATCGAGCTCGATCCGGGAAATTACAGGGAGAGCGTGGTAGTAACTAAGGGAGTGGTCATACGCTCTGCATCGGGAAACCCTGAGGACGTTATCATAGAGACCTCCGAGCCAGGGCTTCCGGTCTTCAGAATTACACACGACGACGCGATCATAAAAGCCGTTACCCTCACGGGAGCCAAGAAAAGCGGGACTTACGCGCTGGTTGTCGGGAAAAAGACCTACAACTGCCGGATCATTAACGTCAGGGTATTCTCCAGCTACGGCGGGGTCTACCTCGACCAGGGGGGAGCCAACCACAGGGTAACGATGAGCTACTTTGAGAGCGTCGCCATTCCAATAACCCTCAACTCCGTTTCGGCCACCGAGGTTTCAATGAACTCCATGAAGGGCCCTGATAGAGGGGTTGTGCTGCTCTCCTCAACCGGAAACTCAATCCTCAACAACACCATAACAAACCCCATCTACAACGGCATCCTCTTGAGGGACGGCTCGGCCGCCAACACCGTAAGCGGGAACACCGTATCCAGAGGCCAGGGAAGCGGGATAGTCCTCCACGAGAGCCACAACAACACGGTTGAGGCCAACAACCTGACCGAGAACGCCCACGGGCTGGAAATAGTCGGCGGGAGTAAAGGGAACATCGTCAGGGACAACTTCATCACAGGGAACGAGCTCGGGGTCTACATTGCCGACACGAGCTGGAACCTGCTCTACAACAACTACCTCTCGAACGGCCAAAACGCCCGGGATACGGGGGAGAACTACTGGAACACCACGAAGAGGGAGGGCCCAAACATAGTGGGCGGCCCCTACATAGGCGGCAACTACTGGAGCGACTACGAGGGGAGTGACAAGGACGGCGACGGGATAGGCGATACACAGGTTCCCCACACATCCGGAGGGGGTGTGAGAGCCGGGGACTGGCTTCCCCTCGTTAAGGCGACACCCGGAGGGGGACTTCCGGACTTGATTGTAACGGACATCTGGAAAGAGGGTGGAAAGCTCTGGTTCCAAGTGAGGAACGTTGAAGGGAAGGACTCGGGCCCCTTCGAAGTGGCCCTTCTCCTAAACGGAGAGCCCGTGAAAACTCTCAGCGTTGAAGGCCTCAAGGCGGGAGAACCTTTCGACGGGAGCTTCGACCTGCCGGAGTGCAGGGGCGGAGTTCTGAGAGTAGGCGTGTGGGCCGATTCAGGCGGAAAAGTTCACGAGAGCGACGAGGAGAACAACGCTCGTGTGGAGGAGTGGAAGTGCGATGAAGAACCGCCGAGGATAGTTGGCCTGAAGGCGGTGGAGGTCGGAAGGGACTACGCGGTCATCTTCGTCGGCACGAGCGAGGAGAGCAGGGTGAAGGTGAAGTACAGCCCGGACACGCTTCCAAGCGAGGTCACCGATGATGAGCTCAAGGAGAAGCACGTCATAAGGCTTGAGGGACTGGAACCGGGAACGCTTTACTGGTTCATGGCGGAGGTCTCGGACGGTAGTGGAAACTCGGCCGTCTCCGAAAGGGCCTTCTTCAAGACGCTACCGGTTCCGGATGGAGAAAAGCCGGGTGTTGAGCGCCTAACGCTCCCCATAACACCCGGAAAGCCGCTTAGGGCTTACATCCGCGACAACACTGGGATTGACAGGGTGGAGTTCTACGTGGACGGAAGGCTGATGGGGGTTGACTACTCCCCAGGGAACCTCTCCATGATGTACCTCACCCCCGGAATCCTCGGGATGGCTGGGATTGGAAGGGACGCCTACTACACGGAGCACGAGGTCATTGTGAGGGTATGCGACACCAGCGGGCTGTGTGACAACGTAACCGAGATATGGAGGCCCTCCTACGAAGTCCAGAGCGTGGAGGTGGAAGTCGTATCCCCACCGGACCACTACACGATGAGCACCCTCCAGGCGAACAGCACGGGGAGCATTGAGGTGAGCGTTTACGCCGCCGAGTACGAGCTCTCTATAAGGGACTGTCCCTCCTCGGAGCTGGGTCAGCTCATGTGCCTCAACAGCCCGGGAGAGCTCATCCCCCATCCGGTTGACAGCCTCACCCTCTACGTATGGGGACCGAACGGCTATGAGGTTAAGAGGGTCTTCTACCCCCACACAGACAACGACCTCACCTTCACCTACGAGTGGGACGTGAGAAACCTCGAGCCGGGGCTGTATCTCATAGCGGCCGTGGCAAACTCAACCAACGGGCAGAGCTACTTCTCAAGGGCTGTAACGGTCGAGGTAGCTTCCCCCAGGAAGGAGTACTCCTTCCACCAGGAGATCAGGAGGGTGGGGAACTACTTCAACGTCACGCTAAGCGTTAGGAACACCGGGGAGGTTCCCATAAGATTGGACGAAATAACGGAGACCCTAAAGGGCTTCCAGGCGGTTGTTAGGAACGGAACCGGCTACACGATGACCGGGCGCTACTACGTGGAGGAAGAGCACGAGCGGGTCACATTCAACTTCAACGGCACCACCCTGGAGCCGGGGGAGGTGGCAAGGGCGAGCTACCTCGCGGTTCCCCTTCTCTATCCTCATCAGGTCTACAGGGGAATCGGTGTACCTGTGGTGGTCGAAGTTGATGAACATCTGGAGACCTTCTATCCATCACAGACCGTGAGGGCCGATGAGAGCCTCGAGAGCATGGACGAGGCTGCTGTAAACGCAATGGGACAGAGCGACTACCTCATAGTAACGAACCCCGAGAACCTCTTCCACATAAACGAGAACGAGGACGACGTCCAGAGGCTCCTCTCGGCGATGGCGGAGCTTGCCATCCTCCGGAACGGCGTGATAGGCTACATCGGGGGTGGAGGAAAGGCGAGAATAAACGTTAAGAACGCTCTCATAGCAACCGGCGACCCCAACGGGGACGGAAAGAGGGACATCGTTGTGTATCATCCAGACAGCGGAAAGCTCGTAGTTCACAACCTTCTGGGCGGTGAAGAGAGCGCGGAGCTGGAGAAAGGAGCCGGAGGCTTGGCCCTTCACGACCTCGACAGGGACGGCAAGGACGAGATAATCCTTGCGGGGGAGTACGGCTTTGTGAGGGTGTACGGCAAGGAGCGGGTGACGGACGAAAACGGAAACCAGAAGGAAAAATACGTGGAGGAGACCTACTCCCCCGGTGGCAGACTCCATGGGCACGTGGACGTTGCCTGCGGGTACGTTTATGGGTCAACAATATTCGAGGTGTACCCCACCTGTGCGGTGCTGGACGGCTCCCAGGTATACCTGATAACATCCAACCTCCAGGAACCCATTCAGCTCGTCTCCGGGGAGCATGACCTTGGAACGGGGAGGGGTAAGAGGGTCTTCTTCGCAGACATGGGGGGTGATAGGGGAGACAGCGTGCTCGTCCTGCTCTCAACGGGGGAGCTGAGGGAGTACTACATTGTATCCGATTCACTGGAGCTCCAGGGGACCATCAATGTTCCATATTCCGACAAAAACGGCTACGCCACAGGTGACATAGACGGCGATGGAATGGACGAGTTCGTCGTCTTTGACGCGGAAAACAATAAGATTGAAGTCTACACAATGGACGGCCTTGAGGAGGAAGTCCCGTTCTACTTTGGGGGTGCCCCAGTAAAGAAGGCAAAGATCGGGGATGTCCTTCCCGGAAGGGGCGGGGAAGTGGTTTTCCCCAGCTCAGACGGTGAATGGCTGTACTTCTACACATGGGACGAGCTCCAGAACTTTGAGCCGCTGTCCCCCACGCTCATAGAGGAGTGGGGCAACTACCTCAAGGACGGCTGGCTCGACCACGGATACCTCGTCATAGTGGGCGAGACGGAGATAGTGCCGGCACTCAAGACGAGCTATGACCCATTATGGCTCGACTGGGGGAATACAAAAGTCATCAGGACAACCGACGTTCCCTACGCCAACACCGAGGGAGACGTCCTTGATCCCGAGCTGATAGTGGCGAGGTTCCCGGGTTACAGGGCTGGCGAGATACTCAAGGGAATTGAGAACGCCATAGCCGTGGCAAGGGGGGAGTGCTCCTTCGACCGCTCCCACGCGCTTATACTGTCGGGATGGCCCGAGTCGAGGGGCGGTGGCTCCGACTATATAGACTTCTACGAGCACAGCCTTGCAGTTTACAGGGCGCTCAGGGATCAGGGGGCGGAAGTGAGAATTCTCAAGAGCACGGACTACCCGGACGAAGAGGTTAACGGCAGCAAGATTTCGCACAGGGGAGACGTTGTTAACGCCTTCTTCAACCTGGCCCCAGGGAGGGATATAATACACCTTGAGGGCCACGGAAACTGGAACGTGATAGACGACCTCTATGCAAGCGACTTATCAGGGAGAACCCGGCCATTCGGCGGAACCTGCCCCTTCGTTTACGCGGAGTCCTGCCTGACCGGGGACTACACGAAGGGGAAGAGCGTGGCCGAGGCCTTCCTCCAGGCGGGAGCGGCGGTTTACCTCGGCGCCACGGAGGAGGTGTGGAGCGCACCGTGGACTGCAAGGGCCAAGAGGCTTTACAGGAAGTGGGACTCCAGGGAGAGCATAGGTATGGCCCTCAGGGAGCTGAAGAGGGAGATGGGAGGCTGGGAGCTCGAAGACGAGATGGACATGGTGTGGGTTCTGGAGATGCACCTCTACGGCGACCCCAAGCTCGGCCTCGGCGTCTCCACACCCGAGGAGAGGGCGAACTCGGGAGCCCCGAAGAGCCTCGACCTCCAGACTCCCGACTACAGCATAGAGAGGACGGACGAGGGGGACGTCATGGGCATCGAGGGCGGCTCCTACGTGGAAGTGCCCGGCAACCCCCTGCTCCCCTACTACACCTACACCCTCATAGTTCCTGCCGGAAGCAGAGTAGCTGACGTCAGGCTCGTGGGGAAGGAGGTCGCTGAAAGGGTGCCCCTCAACCCGGTCATCGCGAGGATCGGGAAGCTCGGTGGAAACGTGACCTACAACACCACCACGGTTAACCTCACCCTCCCGGACTACAGGTGGCGCATCATCGAGAACCCCGACGGCAGCACAACGCTCGTCATAAAGGTCTTCCCCGTGAGGTACAACGAGCTGACTGGAGAGGCTACAATCTATCGCTCCCACCGCTTCGAGATATCCTACGTCGAGACTGGGGTAAGGCTTGAGTCCCTGGTGCTCAGCGGGGAGAGGATAAAGCGCGGAGACACTCTTAAGGCAGGCCTCATCCTCACGAACACGGGAAGGGACGACGTCGTGCTCACCGCGAGGATCAGAAGGGTTTCGAACAACTCCGTGGCCTTCGAAGCTCCGGCGAGGCTCCTCGAAGGCTTCGGCGGCGTTGGAAGGTTCTCGACGGAGTTCGGCACGGAGGGCCTTGAGGAAGGGGAGTACTACGTCGAGATGGAGGCGAGGGACACCGAAGGACACGTCCTCGACAGGAAGACCGCCTACTTCAGCGTCGGCTTTGCCGAGCTGGTGGTGAGCCTTTATCCTGAAGGGGAACCCTCACCGGGGGAGGAGTTCACCGCGGTGATGGAGATAACCAACGTGGGCGACCTTCCAGCTATCGGGAGCGCGCACATAACCTCCCCCGAGGGGAATGAGCTGGTCAGGAACGTGACGGTGATGCCAGGCCAGCGGATCACCATAGAGGGAACCTTCACTGCCGGAAAGGAGTGGGCCAACCTGACCGGCTACGTCCTCTACGATGGGAGGATGAGCAAGCCGGCCTACTTCTCGATCCCCTTTGCAAAGCCCGAAGAAGAAAAGCCGGCCGAGACGACCACCGCGCCATCCTCTTCACCATCACCAACGAGTTCATCAACGACTTCTCCAGAGGAGAGCCCCGCAACGACCACAGAGACGCCGGGCCCCACGATTCCTAGAGGAATAGTGGGAATTGCTGCATTGGTTCTTGGGGCCATAATTCTCTTCGCCATCCTCCTGAAGAGGAGGTGA
- a CDS encoding PKD domain-containing protein, with product MERVQMISLIFVFLLFTAVPSAAYRWIDRNFEEGGLVALDEEIIIVDVRGKDIIASNGFRMEWPLASISDSVCAGDLIGSPAAEIVYASSKTGKIYIISSAERVIATYDITFKAGEDIECGDVDNDGYDEIVHARNDESVHIYSLEPRVVGGRKRLELLSEGSFPLPGFLAGDDIAVADINGDWRADILHLSQVYDSITVYSPDGGRLYSQRLYNTQDDPAVPIDVISGDSLSVMKRPEYRVIYSLSREPRKIVELTFLLGSQTQGKVFGGSIYYSPEEDSFSMGMRPRGGVDASFSKGDRVLVMMQYSRPMTWVLNDDLPLNALLIKKNASVYQVTSLYPHGLRPVSWAGFPETSGVLAASGDIDYTSVVVGRPVKRVLPLKSPPLFVLEAPPKDADVLNTSGTLYLEFNGSVKIRVPTDAEFTQGALEELLVTTSPHTKVLYIMPPFRRYTVGREKELNLSISAEDSDKALYVEALYEIYEFPILNPAEASYHNGELQHLVYYIPLEDPVPRVEDYDSPFHEVGDIRTYPTYNATPYFNFVNPHVNLSDGRSIPLYLSDQMIEGITIGEEPFEVEKDFKWSRVKATPRNIPLDIMRQTIFSPFFKLDAQGKVTLHYSGGIDDPSKQYTIAFIPGKYATSHVLVPANISVYNKTRTEYYWIGGVFFAINSTGDYYRSRSRSPLGFSYDTVINVNNPNLNIPPWLRGLYETSCSLKPKPAEGKAPLRTTIVTDVYAPFGVTKWAMDFGDGEVRTGIGNSYGNFTHEYRAGGEYTLNLTLRNVWNSTVSCSASVRVAPNKPPKARFEFSPEKPLTGQEVRFKDASTDDGDIVSWNWDFGDGETSSLRNPSHEYDLPGTYTVSLTVLDEGGYSSTYSKEITVEMPNYPPLADFTYSPEEPKAGEEVIFQDLSMDQDGSITSWSWDFGDGKGSSERNPRHVYSSPGTYEVLLVVEDNEGAADKIVKVITVAPGESSQTTTTAPTESPTPTLETRSETETGGTPTSTASESTPSKTTSPSGGGICGPGAVMFLAAVILLARRIGRGR from the coding sequence ATGGAAAGGGTTCAGATGATATCGCTCATTTTTGTTTTTCTGCTCTTTACCGCCGTGCCCAGCGCGGCCTACCGCTGGATAGACCGGAACTTTGAAGAGGGAGGCCTAGTCGCTCTGGACGAGGAAATAATAATAGTGGACGTTAGGGGGAAGGATATTATAGCGAGCAACGGCTTCAGGATGGAGTGGCCACTGGCCTCGATTTCGGATTCAGTATGCGCGGGAGACCTCATTGGAAGCCCCGCCGCGGAGATAGTCTACGCCAGCTCGAAAACAGGGAAGATTTACATCATAAGCTCCGCGGAGAGAGTAATAGCCACCTATGATATAACCTTCAAAGCAGGGGAGGATATAGAGTGCGGGGACGTGGACAACGACGGGTACGATGAGATAGTTCATGCGAGGAACGATGAGTCTGTGCACATATACTCCCTGGAACCCAGGGTGGTTGGGGGCAGAAAGAGGCTTGAGCTTCTCTCCGAGGGGAGCTTTCCACTTCCCGGATTCCTAGCGGGCGATGACATAGCGGTTGCTGACATTAACGGCGACTGGAGGGCGGATATCCTCCACCTAAGCCAAGTCTACGACAGCATCACGGTCTATTCCCCCGACGGCGGGAGGCTTTACTCCCAGAGGCTCTACAACACCCAGGATGATCCTGCGGTCCCGATTGATGTCATCTCAGGAGACAGCCTCTCCGTCATGAAGAGGCCAGAGTACAGGGTGATCTATTCTCTCTCCCGCGAGCCCAGAAAGATTGTGGAGCTCACTTTTCTCCTGGGCTCTCAGACCCAGGGAAAGGTATTCGGGGGGAGCATATACTACTCTCCAGAGGAGGACAGCTTTTCCATGGGAATGAGGCCCAGGGGAGGGGTTGACGCCTCTTTCTCCAAGGGGGACAGGGTACTCGTGATGATGCAGTACAGCCGCCCCATGACATGGGTGCTCAACGATGATTTGCCACTCAACGCCCTCCTCATAAAGAAAAACGCGAGCGTGTACCAGGTTACGAGCCTCTACCCCCACGGGCTTAGGCCCGTCAGCTGGGCTGGATTTCCAGAAACCTCCGGAGTACTCGCCGCCTCTGGGGACATAGACTACACTTCGGTCGTCGTTGGCCGCCCGGTAAAGAGAGTTCTCCCCCTGAAGTCCCCGCCCCTCTTTGTGCTGGAGGCGCCCCCAAAGGATGCTGACGTTCTAAACACCTCCGGAACTCTGTACCTAGAGTTCAACGGAAGCGTGAAAATCAGGGTTCCAACTGATGCGGAATTCACCCAAGGCGCATTAGAAGAACTCCTAGTAACCACCTCCCCTCACACAAAAGTTCTCTACATCATGCCCCCCTTCAGGAGGTACACGGTGGGCAGGGAAAAGGAACTCAATCTAAGCATTTCGGCGGAAGATTCGGACAAGGCCCTCTACGTGGAGGCGCTCTACGAGATATACGAGTTCCCAATACTGAACCCCGCGGAGGCTTCCTATCACAACGGCGAGCTCCAGCACCTCGTGTACTACATCCCCCTAGAGGATCCCGTTCCGAGGGTGGAGGACTACGATTCCCCCTTCCACGAGGTTGGGGACATAAGGACGTACCCCACGTACAACGCCACACCCTACTTCAACTTCGTTAACCCCCACGTCAACCTAAGCGACGGGCGGAGCATACCCCTCTACCTGTCCGATCAGATGATCGAGGGCATAACCATTGGGGAGGAGCCTTTTGAGGTCGAGAAGGATTTTAAGTGGTCGAGGGTCAAAGCCACTCCCCGGAACATCCCCCTGGACATCATGCGTCAGACGATTTTCTCCCCGTTTTTCAAGCTTGATGCTCAGGGGAAGGTTACACTCCACTACTCCGGAGGCATAGACGATCCCTCAAAGCAGTACACAATAGCGTTCATACCCGGAAAATACGCAACCTCTCACGTCCTCGTTCCCGCAAACATCAGTGTCTACAACAAAACCAGGACGGAGTATTACTGGATTGGGGGAGTGTTCTTCGCCATCAACTCCACGGGGGACTACTACAGGAGCAGGTCGAGGAGCCCCCTCGGCTTCAGCTACGATACCGTGATCAACGTGAACAACCCCAACCTGAACATCCCGCCCTGGTTAAGGGGCCTCTACGAGACCAGCTGCAGCCTAAAGCCCAAGCCTGCAGAGGGAAAGGCCCCGCTGAGAACAACCATCGTAACCGACGTGTACGCCCCCTTCGGGGTGACGAAATGGGCCATGGACTTCGGGGACGGCGAGGTCAGGACGGGCATCGGGAACTCCTACGGCAACTTCACCCACGAGTACAGGGCGGGAGGGGAGTACACCCTCAACCTAACGCTGAGGAACGTCTGGAACTCCACGGTGAGCTGCTCCGCCAGCGTCAGGGTGGCCCCCAACAAGCCGCCGAAGGCGAGGTTTGAGTTCTCCCCAGAAAAGCCCCTAACCGGCCAGGAGGTACGCTTCAAAGACGCCTCGACGGACGACGGGGATATTGTGAGCTGGAACTGGGATTTTGGTGACGGAGAAACATCATCACTAAGGAATCCCAGCCACGAATACGACCTCCCCGGAACCTACACGGTCAGTCTTACCGTTCTGGACGAGGGGGGCTACTCCTCCACGTATTCCAAGGAAATCACGGTCGAGATGCCCAACTATCCCCCGCTCGCGGACTTCACGTACTCCCCCGAGGAGCCAAAGGCCGGGGAGGAGGTAATCTTCCAGGATCTCTCTATGGACCAGGACGGCTCCATAACCTCATGGTCGTGGGACTTCGGGGACGGAAAGGGCTCCTCGGAGAGGAACCCAAGGCACGTCTACAGCTCCCCTGGAACTTATGAGGTTCTCCTGGTGGTTGAGGACAATGAAGGGGCCGCGGACAAAATTGTGAAGGTCATCACGGTGGCTCCAGGAGAGTCCAGCCAGACGACCACAACAGCACCGACCGAATCCCCTACCCCGACTTTGGAGACCCGTTCCGAGACGGAAACAGGGGGAACTCCCACTTCGACAGCATCGGAATCAACACCATCAAAGACCACAAGCCCCTCAGGTGGAGGAATCTGCGGGCCTGGGGCGGTGATGTTCCTGGCAGCAGTGATTCTCCTCGCAAGGAGGATTGGGAGGGGCCGCTGA